The Naumovozyma castellii chromosome 5, complete genome genomic interval TGAAGTGCCATTATCTGTTCATTTGAGAACTTCCTCGTCATACCCATTGAAGAGGATCGTGGCGCTACTGTTGAACCTGCCGCTAGATTATTCCCCATACCACTGCTTCTTCGTTTGGTCACATTAGCTGGTGTATTGTTGGTATTTCCGATGGTTGTGGTTGGTCTGTACCTCCTTCGAGCATTTGGATCATATTCTGTGGCATCCTTATTTTGAATCCAGTATTTTTTAATCCATTGTAAGAATTCAAGGTTATCTTGGAATTTACATCTCATCAACTTCTCTACGTAGACTGTCTTCTCAATATGATGCCTCGAAAAGCAACTTTGTAAAATTTTGTAGTTGGTCTGAAAATCGTATTCAGCCTTAGCATCAAATTTGACCCTATGCATGGGAAGATCATTGTATATGGAATCCATGATCTGGCAATATGCCGCACCTGTACCACATTCTTCTACCTTCTTGCAGTTTAACTTCAACAATTCATTTAGCCAATTTAATAGTTCACTACGTGATTCACCAATTCCATTCATTGTCTCTCTATCCTTCAATGGTTTCTCcaaagaataaatttagTGCACTTTCTTCATGTTTCATCTTAGGCGTTTCCGTTTGTTTATACtttttctattattgaaaaaatcacCACAAACGATTTACGCGTCAGTGAAAATGACATTGAAACACTAATTCAAGCGGTCTTCTTATAATGATTGTACTTACgtaaaaaaaattgcaATGCTATATACACTATTTTTAATCAAAGTTTACCCTCTTTAACTAATGACCCATCCTCATATAAAACGTCTAATATTTCCTTGAACTTTTTGGTGGCATTCATACGtttaattttcaaagttggTGTAATcacatcatcttcaacagTTAGCGGTTCTAAACCAACATGAATATTATGCATTTTTTCAAACCCTTGTAATCCGACTGTATACctattaataattgttAATAATTGACATCTTAATTTGCGGTCCGTATTCAAGTTCTCTACTAATTGCTCACCCGTCCACATTCTAACTTCTGgattctttctttctaaTGCCTTCTGAACCCCTTGAACATCTATACCAATAATGCCAATAAGATGTGGTTTCAATGGATGGccataaataaaaatttgtGTAATGTATGGACATGATGACAAATAAgtattttcaatcttttctgGAGCAATGTATTCACCATGttgtaatttgaaaaaattctttacaCGATCAATTATGTGAAGTCTACCTTTTGCATCAATAAACCCAACATCACCAGTAGAAAACCAACCCTCTTCATCTAAAGCCTTTGAAGTTTCTTCAGGGTTCTTATAATACCGATCAAATATTTGCGGACCTCTCAATTGCAATTCACCCTTTAAATCCTTAGCAGCATCATAGCCCATAGCAGGAACAGATTTTAATCTACATTCACAACTTATCCCAATTGCACCACATGAGCCCACATCACGTTCAAAGGGTTCACTTAGACATACACCTGCGAAAGATTCAGTTAATCCATATCCTTGTCTCACACCTATATCCAATGCACTTCTCAAGAATAGTAAAGTATCCTTGGAAATTGGAGCCGATCCAGTAACAATATAAGAAGCATTGGTTAATCCTAAGGAATCTCTAATCTTATCAATGAGGACACGATGAAATACCAAGAAATTCATTAGTGATTTATCACGTCCACCTTTGGAAGTTGCACGAGAGATCTTGGAGtccaaaatattattggcAACGTTTTTTTGGAAAGCAGATTTGTCAAGGGAGCTCTTGATACCAGCTTCAAATCTTGTTAACACACGTGGCACAAGGGCAATTGCATCTGGTCTCAAAACTTGAAGATCTTCCACCAAAACAGTTGGATCAGGTTTGTGTAAAAATCCCATACCTACACCCATCGCAAAATTATAAGCGACCATCATCCTTTGGAAAATGTGAGCTAAAGGTAAGAAACACAAATCATGTAATGGTTGGTCAGTTcttgttttcaaattcttgaaagTGGAGAAACCAAATGCAATACCAGACGTAATATTTCTATGTGTCATTTCTACACCCTTTGGTAAGCCCGTAGTACCTGATGTAAATGAAATGGTGTATACTGAATCAGCAGTTGGTTTTATTATTGGGACCTGATTTAAAACACCCAGTTGTTCCACCTGTTTCATTGAATATAAAGTAATTACTTCATTCTTGGAGTTAACTTGGTTTGAAAGTAACGAATTGTTAATTAAGGATAATTCTTCACTATTCATTTCTTCCATACATATTAAGGTAttaacaaatttcaaatgtggAAGAATACGAAGTACTTTAAACATGTTAGACTTTGCAAAGATCAAAACTGGAGACTCAGTTAAATTCATGATATATTCTGAAGTTTGTGGCCCTAAAGTTTCATATAAAGCAGTGTTCGTTAGGGAATAGGCTTGAGATGCCAAGTCAGAAATAACCCATTCAGGGTTATTATGAGAAAGAATAGCGACTATGAAGTCGTTGCTGTCAAGTGGCATCTTTCTCTTATTATTAACTAGGGACATTATACCGCTCCCTAAAGCACGACTTCTTGCCTCAATATTTCGGTAACTATCAAATTCATATGTTATACCCCAAGTATTGGTAGATGCATCGAATTGTCTTCTACCCAGACAATCATTATCAGGCCAGTTTCTTACggagaaaagaaaatggtcGTACATTGAAAGCAGGCTCTTATCTAAACAAGTAACTAGCCTTTCTGGAGATAAGGAACTTCTATAGGTAGGACTAAAACCTTGAATTTCAGAGCCTTTCAAAGGAATTGCttgttgtttcaaaaaagtCTTGTATCTGGGGTAACTAGTCAAAGGCAACGCTTCTACCAGTTCCTTGATGTATTCATCGGAGCCCTTTCTGAAACCTGAAAGTCTTTCTTTCATTGCTGCATACCTAGGGTCCTTCTCCACCAGTTCAGCAATAGAGTAATCTTTTGGAGTTGGTTCTGACATGTTGGTCTGATGAGATGATGGTCCTGGAAATTCGAGACCCAAGCAATGAACCTGGCTAGTCAATGGAGAAAATGAACTTCATAGTCTCTGCTTATATAGAATGGTATTGACACTTCCTTTACCCCATTGACCATTTcgtttgaagaaacataTTTGGGAAAACTCTTCTTCCTAATTTGATAGCGCCAATTGGAGATTTTTAGGTAATAATAGCCGGGTTTAATTTCGCTTAGACCCATACTCCGATAATGGAATataacaaaaataaaaataacTGAGAAGTTTAGTTAGTTCTCTGTGAAAGCTGTTCATGCCTAATAAATAATGTCTATAGATGgtcaaataaatatatatatatataaatactATTGACAGGTTAGAATGATTTTTTGGATAAAATTAAGGCActatttcatctttaaagCATCCTGGAAACCATCGACAACGACATCCGGCACACCAGGTCCTTTTGCAAACCCCATGCCACCTAAAGAAACTTTCCCATCATATCTATCTAGGAATTCTTTTTCTACTCTTGCTTGCCATTCATTGTATCCAACAAAATAATGCGGGAAACACTTTTCTGCAACAGTATACACCCAGAGCCCATCATCCAAATCTTCTCTACTTATCTTCATGTGTCTGTTTAAAGCATCCTTTACCTGAGAAATACATTCATCTTCGGCAGGAATTGTTTGCTTCCCATCTTTGTTTAATAAGTGACCTCCCACCATTATTGTTAGCTTGGTGTAATCATTGGATCTCAGCTTATTCTTACTTCTTAGATCAAAAggtttgaaattattttcaataacagAATCAAATATGACACCAAGGACTTTTTCAggatttggatttgaaCTTGGAACTAGGTAACCAAAACCTTCTAATTCCTTTGGAATAACGTCTTTCTTCTgcaaaaagaaattcaCAAGAACAACCGTGTTAGCTTCTActaatttcaaatccttGACTAGGTTTCGATAAGTGGCGGAAACCATAGATGCCATCTTATCAGGGGTATTTGTAAGTCTTAGATGATCGAATCCTTCCATTTTGTCTCCATTGGATAACTTCACTCCAACAGTTGGCTTTCTAGATGTATATGATATCTTTGTAACTGGATTATTTACCAATATTTGGACATTCTCCATTCCATCTAATGCTTTTCTGACAACTTTTGGTAAAGTTTCTAAACCCCCAACTAGTCCTAACATTGGATACTGCTTTAGATTCTGTGATAACTTGATCAATACATTGGAGTCTTTGTTAAATTCGGTTTGGTATTCTCTTAAACATTTACTAAGAGGGTTGCCGCTCTTCGAGCTAAACAACTTTTCCTTCCAGTTCTGGAAAGCTGCTTTCATTGTTGATCCATATTGTCTTTCTGCATAGAAAGTTTTAGCCGCAGTCTTTTGTGCACTTAATGTAGAAATGTCATCGGCATATATGCCATGGTAGATGGCACTAAGTAAATTCTTGCCAATAAGATCATTCCCATATCTTCTATCCATTAAACTTTTAACAGTTTCATCGGAAGTTGGGTTTATACTAGGTTTCCTGAACCATTCTCCCAATAATCCACTAAATAAACCTTTACTCAAGGGATTGGATATAAACTTTAAAAAACTTCCAAGTGAATTGGGCACTTGCACTAGATGATCATTGGGGTCTAATAAGAACTTCCTATTTGCATTTGAATTCGCGTCAATACACTGtattgatttttcttcGTCATGATTCCTTAGGATATCCATAATCAGGACAGTACCATCTGACACACCCCTTAGTGTTCTTGGCCCTCTTTCTAGCATAATTGGTTTACCTTCAGCATCCTTGGTATTCCATGAATTAATCCAACCATCTGTCCTCTTTGCACCTTCGAATAAAGTGATCTGGATGTCAGGTCTTAACTTTCCCAAGAAGTAAGTAAACATGAGTCCAGAGACTCCGCCACCAACCACTGCAACCTTAGAGTTATTGggcaatttcttcaatggcaAAAGCATCTGATTCAATTGTTCGTGTGTATGTTCTTGAAAGCCCTTGCAACGGTGTTCAGGTTGTTCTGATTCTTCTCCCTGTTTATGTGCTGCTGTCTCGAGAAATGAAGACACATTTTTCAAGATCCGAAGCTTATACGATTCTCACGGGACAAACAATGGGCGTTTCATATGTAGACAATTTGCAAGTCAAAAAGAACGCCAATCTTTCAccagaatatattaatatatgaaatatatatgtgCCTATAAATACTACCTTTTGACACCCAATGCTCTTTCTCTTGATTGTCTAATGGAACTTAACCTCCAAGAATTTTGatctttagaaaatttattgTAAAGGGGAGTAATCTTCACTCTCTTACGCGACAAACTATCTGAATCTGTAGGTTTATAGAAGTGAGGAGCAAGTTCAACAAGCCATTTGGCTTCAATGCTCGTCACTTGTGACATATATTCCCTGGAAGTTAATACTAAGCTATGGTAGATCACATATTCATACTCTTTACCATATAAAGAACTGGACGGATGGATCCCAACCACGGTACCACCAAGAATAGTCTTGTATCCAACTTGTGAATCCCTCTTAGATGCATTCATAAAGAAACCTGTCACTAATGTTTTCCTTATTAAATCTGGGTCACCGTGACAACTGGTCAATGGTAGCCCCAATTGTCTGAAGATCATTGATATTTGATTCTTAACGTCCTTCGCTCTCTTCAAGTGTCTTGCATGCAAAAAGTTTTGAGTACAAAAATCATCTGAGCATCTATTCTGCTCCCAACGTGTGTAGACATTTAAAAGTGTTAAATGATCCCCATATGGATGATGGAATCTTGCCTTTCGCTGGTCTGcttcttgttgtttctCTTTCGGTCTAGAAAATACGTTTTGAACTGAGAGCATAGAAATTATGGTAACTATTTCGTCAGAACATTTGTTAGTTACAGAGGAAATTAATGCTCGGGATAATGTTGGATCCATCGGAAACTGTGACATTCTCTTACCTAGTTTCGTTAGGAACCCATCATTATCTAAGGCctccaaattgaaaagcTCCTCTAGTGCATgcatcattaaatttttagGTGGTGGGTCcataaaatcaaaattcattaaatcatTAATACCCATTGCCTTTAGCATCAATATTGTGTTCGAGAGATTCTGTCGTTGAATTTCAGGTATGCTATTCTGCAGCATTTCGTTGTAGAATGCAGATTCAGTGTATAGTCTATAACATTTACCAGGACCCGTTCTACCAGCTCTCCCTTTCCTTTGATTTGCTTGGGCTTGTGAGATGGGCGTCACGACAAGTTGTTCCATTCCCGCCCTTGGATTATATGTATTAATTTTGGCAAATCCAGGATCAATGACATAGTATATACCATCAATGGTAATGGAAGTTTCAGCAATATTGGTCGCAAATACCACCTTTCTACTTCCTTCTGGTGTTGGTTCAAAGATTTTAGATTGAACTTCACTAGGCAACGCAGAATAGACTGGTAAAATTAATAGCTCACCGATAGTATCACCTAATGTTTTTACTCGTTCATACAGTATTTCACAAcatgaatcaatttcttcttgaccAGTCAAAAATACCAATATATCCCCAGCACCTTCATTAATATGTATTTGAACAACAGCATCTAATGCAGCTTCAATATAATCCATTTGCGGTGATTGTGAATACAAGACTTCCACTGGGAAAGTTTTACCTGGAATATTTATAACAGGACAGTTGTTAAAATATGCGGAAAATTTGGCTGAATCTAAGGTTGCAGATGTAACAATCACCTTAAGATCTGGTCTTTCTATCGCTGCTTTCTTTAGTAATGCGAAAAGAATATCCGTTGCAACAGTTCTTTCATGAGCCTCATCTAGCATGATGACAGAATATTTAGAGATTATTGGATCCAGCAAACATTCTCTTTGTAACATACCATCTGTCATATACTTAATCTGTGTTCTCTTTGATGTCTGATCCTCAAATCTTATCGTATAACCGACTTCTTCACCTACTTTACAACCAAACTCTTCGGCAACCCTTTTAGCCACAGATACAGCAGCAACTCTACGTGGTTGTGTGCACCCAATTATCCCCCTAGTTCCGAAGCCGTCTTCATTTAAGTATTGAGTAATTTGTGTTGTTTTACCGGAACCTGTCTCACCAACAATAACCAAAAATTGATTTGCTCTGACGGCTTCTAGCAATTGATCCCTCATTTTATAAACAGGTAGCGATTTCCTTTGAGTAGTCATTGGTAGGGAAGTTCGTTTCCCGTATGTAATGCGTTCTCTCATTCTATTTCTCTCCCAGGCCGtaataattaattgttTCCTTAATGTTTCAATCTCCTCCTTAACttcatttggatttttGGTTGGATCGTCTTTAACCCGTTTTCTTCGTATCTCTTGTTCAATCTCCTTCTTTTTACTTAATTTATCCTCTCTATGCTGTTTTATGGCATTTGATCCGTACATAGCCACTCTATTCATTGAACCTCTAGGTACTCTTACAATTTTTGGCATTTCGAATCTTTTGGCACCCTTCTCTAATTGACCCTTCAAGAATTCAGGTTCATCATCCAAGTTTAGCTCCACTTCAATATCCTCATCCTCTGTagtatcattattatcgtTATTACTTGGAGTTTCTCCAGTTTCAGAATTATtgtctttcttttcttcattcaaCTCGGGATAATCTTCAATTGGTGCTGCCCCACTAGATATTAACTGTCTAATCTCCCATCTTTCTGGTGATGTCAATGctcttctttttattttcttttcaattgacGTCTCGTTTGAATTCCTGGATTCAACACGACCTCTCCTATTATTTTCTAATGGAATAGCGTTGGCACCTCCTCCAAATTCTTTACCAGTCTTTTGATCAATATGTTTCATggttaaagaaatttttccaTTCGATTGAACTTTAATCACTTTTACGAAGACAATTTGGCCCTCTCCCACAATCTCCTTCGGGTCTCTAACTTTTGTGTCTGCCATTTCTGATATATGGACAAGTCCATCACAATCTTTCAGCTTGGTTCCATATATTTGTACAAAACATCCAAACGCAACAAGTTTCTTAACTTGTCCCTTGTAgattttattcaattttgcAGATTCATCTAATACAATTTCTGAGGATAAAGACATTAAATCGGAATTGTCATCCattttttcccattttATATCTTGATTTGGTAAGGACAGTCCGCTAggattttcttctttcttaatAAATGGATTTGTCTCTAGTTCTCTTTTCACCTGTGGAGGTGTTTGTGGTTTTGCAACATCATACAGTTTACTAATAGTTGTAGTAGACAAACCACTGTCTAACTCATTTAGTCTCTTTGTTAGGTCGTTCAATGAATTCGATTTCGATATCACATCGAGGATAAAGTCACACACTATGGAATCAGTAATATCCAAGTCATCCTTCAGGATTTCTGAAATCTTTTCAGCAATGGGTTTCTCTTCATGGTTGAGAGTCAAAATATCGTATATTCGTTTTATATCTTCGGGAGAAAGACCAGTATCTAGTGCTTCGATATGCTCTTTAAAGTCCTGTTCGGTTTTTGAATCGcttttcatcttcaagatAAACTTTATAATTACTGGATCAGAAGATCCAATAATACTCCCTATCTTCTCATTAATGTTGGACATATGCCTTTGATGTGACTCCGGAGATGGCGACGTCTTGAATGAGGttttttgttgttggatAGGTCATCATGTTCACTATCTGCTAATAAATTTCATGTTCTCGTGATGGGCGACCCGCTCACCATTATAACAAAGACTATGAGTTACACTTCAAAGatggaagaattaaagataTAAATAATAGACAATTCTTGCGGGCAAGATGACATTATAAATTGTAAAGGTTATCTATATAGTTTTCTTCTCATTTAaaaatcatccaattgTCTTATACCATCCTTATCAACAATTTTAACGTATACCCCTTTGAAATCTACGGGCATTcttctttccaattcctCGATACATAGCTTCAAAAGTTTTAGTCCCTCTTCTGTAGTCATATCAGGTCTATAATGATGATCTAATAATGAGAAAGTATAGAACCCTGAATACCCATGAGCTGCATAAGGTAATTCCACTTTAGTTCCCAAATAATCTATCTGATACAAATTAGGTTTATTGAGTTTGGAATCAAACCCACCAATTAGCACATTTACTTGGTAAGGTTTTCTAGATCTAATAGATTTGGCCAATTCTTGTCTGACAAAACTGGATACCGCCTTAGGTGATAATTCATAATCCTCTCTAATGGCATATAGTTGAATATTAGCTTGAATATATTCTGCAAATTGCACTGTATCACCAGATTCACCTGTGAAACTCATTAAAGTGTGGGGGGATAGTTGTCTTGTCTTGTCGTCTGTGTCCTTGAGGACGGAGATACCTCTAGTTACAGCTTTTGATGATGCTAAGATGACAGCGTCCTGTACTCTAATACCTAAGATAATATCCATTGTGCGGTTCTGTATTCAATTGTATT includes:
- the BIM1 gene encoding microtubule-binding protein BIM1 (ancestral locus Anc_7.167), with protein sequence MNGIGESRSELLNWLNELLKLNCKKVEECGTGAAYCQIMDSIYNDLPMHRVKFDAKAEYDFQTNYKILQSCFSRHHIEKTVYVEKLMRCKFQDNLEFLQWIKKYWIQNKDATEYDPNARRRYRPTTTIGNTNNTPANVTKRRSSGMGNNLAAGSTVAPRSSSMGMTRKFSNEQIMALQTELSQAQGNVGSLNKELNSYKETVNILERERSFYFGKLRDIEILVQTTQDLIKEGVYKMENDKFEKFLSKVQKILYATEDGFEIVEENQEENASEIVGNGKESQEAIIHNPMDELDTKNSMPTNNLIIDEETF
- the HEM14 gene encoding oxygen-dependent protoporphyrinogen oxidase (ancestral locus Anc_7.164); translated protein: MLLPLKKLPNNSKVAVVGGGVSGLMFTYFLGKLRPDIQITLFEGAKRTDGWINSWNTKDAEGKPIMLERGPRTLRGVSDGTVLIMDILRNHDEEKSIQCIDANSNANRKFLLDPNDHLVQVPNSLGSFLKFISNPLSKGLFSGLLGEWFRKPSINPTSDETVKSLMDRRYGNDLIGKNLLSAIYHGIYADDISTLSAQKTAAKTFYAERQYGSTMKAAFQNWKEKLFSSKSGNPLSKCLREYQTEFNKDSNVLIKLSQNLKQYPMLGLVGGLETLPKVVRKALDGMENVQILVNNPVTKISYTSRKPTVGVKLSNGDKMEGFDHLRLTNTPDKMASMVSATYRNLVKDLKLVEANTVVLVNFFLQKKDVIPKELEGFGYLVPSSNPNPEKVLGVIFDSVIENNFKPFDLRSKNKLRSNDYTKLTIMVGGHLLNKDGKQTIPAEDECISQVKDALNRHMKISREDLDDGLWVYTVAEKCFPHYFVGYNEWQARVEKEFLDRYDGKVSLGGMGFAKGPGVPDVVVDGFQDALKMK
- the FAA2 gene encoding medium-chain fatty acid-CoA ligase FAA2 (ancestral locus Anc_7.166); the protein is MSEPTPKDYSIAELVEKDPRYAAMKERLSGFRKGSDEYIKELVEALPLTSYPRYKTFLKQQAIPLKGSEIQGFSPTYRSSLSPERLVTCLDKSLLSMYDHFLFSVRNWPDNDCLGRRQFDASTNTWGITYEFDSYRNIEARSRALGSGIMSLVNNKRKMPLDSNDFIVAILSHNNPEWVISDLASQAYSLTNTALYETLGPQTSEYIMNLTESPVLIFAKSNMFKVLRILPHLKFVNTLICMEEMNSEELSLINNSLLSNQVNSKNEVITLYSMKQVEQLGVLNQVPIIKPTADSVYTISFTSGTTGLPKGVEMTHRNITSGIAFGFSTFKNLKTRTDQPLHDLCFLPLAHIFQRMMVAYNFAMGVGMGFLHKPDPTVLVEDLQVLRPDAIALVPRVLTRFEAGIKSSLDKSAFQKNVANNILDSKISRATSKGGRDKSLMNFLVFHRVLIDKIRDSLGLTNASYIVTGSAPISKDTLLFLRSALDIGVRQGYGLTESFAGVCLSEPFERDVGSCGAIGISCECRLKSVPAMGYDAAKDLKGELQLRGPQIFDRYYKNPEETSKALDEEGWFSTGDVGFIDAKGRLHIIDRVKNFFKLQHGEYIAPEKIENTYLSSCPYITQIFIYGHPLKPHLIGIIGIDVQGVQKALERKNPEVRMWTGEQLVENLNTDRKLRCQLLTIINRYTVGLQGFEKMHNIHVGLEPLTVEDDVITPTLKIKRMNATKKFKEILDVLYEDGSLVKEGKL
- the PRE1 gene encoding proteasome core particle subunit beta 4 (ancestral locus Anc_7.162); protein product: MDIILGIRVQDAVILASSKAVTRGISVLKDTDDKTRQLSPHTLMSFTGESGDTVQFAEYIQANIQLYAIREDYELSPKAVSSFVRQELAKSIRSRKPYQVNVLIGGFDSKLNKPNLYQIDYLGTKVELPYAAHGYSGFYTFSLLDHHYRPDMTTEEGLKLLKLCIEELERRMPVDFKGVYVKIVDKDGIRQLDDF
- the PRP22 gene encoding DEAH-box ATP-dependent RNA helicase PRP22 (ancestral locus Anc_7.163) gives rise to the protein MSNINEKIGSIIGSSDPVIIKFILKMKSDSKTEQDFKEHIEALDTGLSPEDIKRIYDILTLNHEEKPIAEKISEILKDDLDITDSIVCDFILDVISKSNSLNDLTKRLNELDSGLSTTTISKLYDVAKPQTPPQVKRELETNPFIKKEENPSGLSLPNQDIKWEKMDDNSDLMSLSSEIVLDESAKLNKIYKGQVKKLVAFGCFVQIYGTKLKDCDGLVHISEMADTKVRDPKEIVGEGQIVFVKVIKVQSNGKISLTMKHIDQKTGKEFGGGANAIPLENNRRGRVESRNSNETSIEKKIKRRALTSPERWEIRQLISSGAAPIEDYPELNEEKKDNNSETGETPSNNDNNDTTEDEDIEVELNLDDEPEFLKGQLEKGAKRFEMPKIVRVPRGSMNRVAMYGSNAIKQHREDKLSKKKEIEQEIRRKRVKDDPTKNPNEVKEEIETLRKQLIITAWERNRMRERITYGKRTSLPMTTQRKSLPVYKMRDQLLEAVRANQFLVIVGETGSGKTTQITQYLNEDGFGTRGIIGCTQPRRVAAVSVAKRVAEEFGCKVGEEVGYTIRFEDQTSKRTQIKYMTDGMLQRECLLDPIISKYSVIMLDEAHERTVATDILFALLKKAAIERPDLKVIVTSATLDSAKFSAYFNNCPVINIPGKTFPVEVLYSQSPQMDYIEAALDAVVQIHINEGAGDILVFLTGQEEIDSCCEILYERVKTLGDTIGELLILPVYSALPSEVQSKIFEPTPEGSRKVVFATNIAETSITIDGIYYVIDPGFAKINTYNPRAGMEQLVVTPISQAQANQRKGRAGRTGPGKCYRLYTESAFYNEMLQNSIPEIQRQNLSNTILMLKAMGINDLMNFDFMDPPPKNLMMHALEELFNLEALDNDGFLTKLGKRMSQFPMDPTLSRALISSVTNKCSDEIVTIISMLSVQNVFSRPKEKQQEADQRKARFHHPYGDHLTLLNVYTRWEQNRCSDDFCTQNFLHARHLKRAKDVKNQISMIFRQLGLPLTSCHGDPDLIRKTLVTGFFMNASKRDSQVGYKTILGGTVVGIHPSSSLYGKEYEYVIYHSLVLTSREYMSQVTSIEAKWLVELAPHFYKPTDSDSLSRKRVKITPLYNKFSKDQNSWRLSSIRQSRERALGVKR